The Aerosakkonema funiforme FACHB-1375 genome contains the following window.
TCGTACCGCCACCGGAAGGGCCACTGGAGTTGATTCCACCGACAACAATATCGTTGACTGCGGTGAGACTGACGTTGCCACCAACACCGCTGCCACCGCTACAGGGTATTGCTGTCGCGGAACAGGAATTGATCGCGCCTGGGATGCTGGGATTAACTGTTGTCGTATCAATTTTGCCACCAGCGTTGAGGGTGATATTGCCACCGCTCAATAAACCATAGGAATTTAGATCGACTGTTTCGATGTTGCCAACAGCTTTGAGGGTGATGTCGCCGCCGTTACCGTTGATGGCACTAGATTCGATGTTAGAGCTGAAATTGGCGGTGATGTTGCCGCCGGAATCGATCGAAATATTGCCGCCATCGCCGACATTGGTGACACTGGATAATATATTGCCATATTGAATATTGCCAGTGGCATTGAGGACGATCGCACCGCCATTGCCTTCGGTACCACTGGAGTCAAGAGTGCCGGCAGATGTATTAATGTTGCCGCCAGTGCTGGTAATGCGAATTTCTCCGGCGTTGCCGGTGCCAATGTTGCTGGAATTGATGTTACCGGTGATGATATCGTTGGGGCCAGTAATGACGATCGCTCCTCTGTTGTCAGATTCGGAGCTGGTGTCGATCGTTCCGATGCTAGTATCGATCGAGCCAATAATGCTGTTAAGAGTAATTGCGCCGATGCCAGTAATTTGAGCTAAACCGTTATTTTGCAGGACAATAGCGCTATCGGTTTGAGTTCCTTTAGTGCCACCTTTGCCTGTGAGGTTGATATTTCCATCGATCGAAGTGACCTTGCCTCCGAAAGCGCCATCGATTAATATCCCTGGATTGGTATTAGTTCCGTTACCGCCGCTGCCGTCGAGGGTAATATTTCCCGTTCCGATCGATCGTACCTCGCTGCCGACACTTCCTCCGCTACTGTTGCCAATAAAAATTCCTGTATTGTTTATCCCAGTGGCGTTAGTGCTGCCAGTACCAATCAGGGTAATATTTCCCGTTCCCTTCGATTCCACCACACCATCGTCATCAATTGCAATGCCGTGATTGCCGCTGCCTGTCCCCAAACTTGTGCCAGTCAGGGTGATATTTCCATTTATAGAACTCACTCTGGAATCTGTGGTGACGATCGCGATGCCTTGATTGCTATCTGTTCCATTACTCCCAGTACCATCGAGGATAACAGCCCCCGTACCGGTTGATTCCACCGCCGCACCGTTGCCGATTAAAATGCCGCTATTATCAGTTCCAGTACCAGTACCTACGCCAGTCAGCCGGATTTCTCCGTTTTCTGCTCTTACCAGGGAGCCTGCGTTAAGCATCCGGATGCCGAAATTTTGATCTATCCCGACACCGCCAGTACCGCTGAGGGTAATAGTCCCACTTCCGTTGGTTTGCAGATTGCTCTCGAATAAAGTAATGCCTTCGTTATTACCGCTAGTAATACCACCAACACCCGTGAGTTGAATATTGCCGCCTTGAGCGTTAACTGCACTTACGGAGAGAGAGACGCCTGTGTTGGAGATGCTATTTCCTCTGCCAATGCCGATAAAATTGGCTCCGTTTGTATTGATTGTGGCATTGGTGAGGTTGAGAGCGCCGCCATTGATATTATCGGCATCGGCATTGAGCGTTACTGCGCCGCCGTTAGTGGTGATATTGGCATTTAATACGGAAATGTCGTTATTGGCTTGGGCTGTAATTCCAACTCCGGGTGCAACAATATTGATGTCTGCATTAAAGTCAATGTTATTAGTGGCTTGCAGAATGACGTTTGCAGTGGCGTTGTCGATCGTGCCATTGGTGATAGTGTTACTTCCACCCGGATTATCATCAAATTGGTCGTTTGCGGCCAAATCAGGGGGATTGTTTAAACCTGCCACAACGGTGATATTTGCCGGATCTAAAAGCAATGTGCCAAAAGCACCTTGAGGAGCGGATAGGTCAGCTTTACCAGCGAAATCAAGGAACTCTTTGCCCGAAATTTCCGCAAAGCCACCTTTGCCACCAACGCTACTTCCCCGCGCTGTAATTGTGCCGTAGAAGCGGGTCGCTTCATCTGCCCAAACAATGATACGCCCGCCATTGCCGATGCTGAAACTATCAGCAGAAATAACAGAATCTTTACTGACAAAGGTGCGGGACGCATTTGGAATTGTGCCTTTACCTTGATAATCGCCACCGATTCGCACATTGCCGCCGCCATTCGTTCCGTCAGCGTTAATATTGCCGTTTACTACACCAACTTTGTTGCCTAAAATATTAACATTACCGCCAGTTTGTCCGGAAACGTTAATAACACCGGAGGCAATAGCGGTGTTACCTTCTGTGGGGATCTGAATTCCGGAACCTGTTAGCTGGATGCTACCATCTTGATTAACTGTGACTCCCGTGGCATGACCGCCGTTTCCGCCGGTTAACATTTGGGGTAAGGATGCGATCGGCAATGTCCAATTATTAGGCTGGGCATTGCCCACCAGCGGCTGAATTTCCAAACCAAGCACAAACCCAGCTTGAGAAAGTCTCACCAAACTAGAACCCGGAACTGCCGTAACGCTGATGTTTCCCGCAGGTGCTGACAACTGTCCGGTGTTGATAACTGTGCCGCCCAATAAGGTTAAATCTTGCCCCACTCCTACTGTTAAATTCCCCGAATTAAGTATGCTTCCGGGTTGATTCATGGTGAAGGCAAAACTGTTGGGCGTTCCTACTAGGGAAGCATAATTATTAGTTCCAACTGCATTAAACCAATTGTTACCAAAGCCAATACCGTTAGCTGTCGTAGCTGTAAAAGCAGCAGGCAGGTTTAAACTGGCATTTGCACCAAAGACAATGCCAGATGGATTCATTAAAAATAAGTTGGAATTGCCACCTGTAACTTGAATTAAACCGTTAATATACGAAACATTGCCGCCGCTAATTCTGGCTAAAATATTGAGGATATCCGGTCTTGATAAAAAGTGGGCAATTTGACCTTTATCTAGGCCAAATTCCGTAAAACTGTGAAATAAGTTTGCCCCATCTCCAGATTGTTGCCCACCCGTGATATCGAGGCGGTTTCCGTTAGGGGTGACTACTGTTCCGGTACCGTCGGGCGCGGGAACGATCGGCTGTGCCAGAACAGGTGGCATCTGTAAGCCTACACTCCCCGCCAAGGCTGGAAAAAGCCAACACAAAACGGTAGAAACCGAGTAATTATTCCCTTTGGTATATTGACTTTTTAATTTAGCCTTGTTATTAGTTGCGAAAACACGGTTAAAGCTTTCCATATTTGCAGCTAAATAGTTAAAAGTGATTGTTCTAACATAGTCTCTCCGTTTCTAAGCATCAAGAATTCGTGAGATTCTTAAAAAAAATTATTAAATTAGGGTTGATGCTGAAACTGCTTGGCCTATTTTGGTAGGGGTAATTCATGAATTACCCCTACAATAGCTACAGGATATCATTAGACATCTCCGCCAAAAGAATCTCAAAGGGCAGGATGCCTACCCCACAAGAATCTCAAAGGGCAGGCAGGATGCCTACCCCACAAGAATTTTTGGAGATATGTAATATAAGGACGCAGCGGATCGGGTTAAGGTCGAGTAATTGACCGATCTTGTGCGGAAGCTCGATCGCTCTCAGATAAATCGTCGCTAGCAGGAACAATTTGTCTGGGTTCTTCGTCAGCAAACGGATTGTGGAAAAACGAGCCTGTTTGCGGTGGTAAAGTTGGCTCGAATACGATTTCGGCAATACTTTTAAACACACCCGTAAACGGAATTGCCAGAATTACTCCTAACAATCCACCCAACTTCGCTCCTAATAACAAAGAAACGAAAATAATTACCGGCGATAAACCGGTAAGATTCCCCATAATGCGGGGAGCGAGCAAATTATCTTTGACTTGCTGAACGGCTATTGCTAGGGCTAATACTTGCAGTGCTAACCACCAATTAATGAAGGCTACCACAATTACTACTGTGCCAATTCCTAAAGTTGCTCCTACAAAAGGAATCACTTCCATAAAGCCGATGAAGACGGCAAATAGCAGGAAAAATGGCACTCGCAGCGCCCAAAATGTCAGACTCAGAGTTGCGGCCATAAATAATCCCAACAATAGCTGACCTGTGATAAATCTTTGCAGGTTTCGTTGCAGGGATTCTGTTAAAGAGTCGCGAATGAGGGGCGAAAAAATACTGGTAAGGGTGCGCCAAACTCTCTCGCCGTCAATCAGCATATAAAATGAAATTACCAGAATTAAAATTAAGTCTAAAAACCAGTTAAAGGTACCGAGTACTAAACCAAACCCTTTGCCGGCGATCGTTTCTGCTTGCGTTTGCACTCGTCGCAATTGCTGAGAAGCTAAAGTTTTGACGTCAAAGGGCAAATTATGCTCCAAGCTCCAAGTTTGAAAATTGTCTAATTGCTGTTGGGCAGAGGTCACCAGAGATGGTAAATTCGTTACCAATTGCCGCCCTTGGTTAAATACGGGTGGCACTAGGGTGAGCGCAATCAGCACTACCGCTATGCCTGCGAGTAAATATACCAATCCTGCGGCTACTGTCCGAGGTAAAAAAGGTTGCAGCATTTTGACGGGATAGTTGAGTAAAAATGCAATCAATCCCGCTGTTAGCAATATGCTGAGCGTTTCTCCTACATAGGCGATCGCGCACCAACTAGCCCAGCCTGTGGCTAGAAT
Protein-coding sequences here:
- a CDS encoding AI-2E family transporter; this encodes MNRIFTPFQQFLITWLLILATGWASWCAIAYVGETLSILLTAGLIAFLLNYPVKMLQPFLPRTVAAGLVYLLAGIAVVLIALTLVPPVFNQGRQLVTNLPSLVTSAQQQLDNFQTWSLEHNLPFDVKTLASQQLRRVQTQAETIAGKGFGLVLGTFNWFLDLILILVISFYMLIDGERVWRTLTSIFSPLIRDSLTESLQRNLQRFITGQLLLGLFMAATLSLTFWALRVPFFLLFAVFIGFMEVIPFVGATLGIGTVVIVVAFINWWLALQVLALAIAVQQVKDNLLAPRIMGNLTGLSPVIIFVSLLLGAKLGGLLGVILAIPFTGVFKSIAEIVFEPTLPPQTGSFFHNPFADEEPRQIVPASDDLSESDRASAQDRSITRP